One region of Ferrovum sp. JA12 genomic DNA includes:
- the fusA gene encoding elongation factor G, translated as MARKTPIERYRNIGISAHIDAGKTTTTERILFYTGVSHKIGEVHDGAATMDWMEQEQERGITITSAATTCFWRGMEGKFPEHRINIIDTPGHVDFTIEVERSMRVLDGACMVYDSVGGVQPQSETVWRQANKYGVPRLAFVNKMDRVGADFFKVYNQIRERLRGNPVPVQVPIGAEDKFAGVVDLVRMKAILWDEASQGMKFEFLEIPADLQEVAQEWREKMVEAAAEASEELMNKYLESGELTEEEIRLGIRTRAIAGEIVPMLCGSAFKNKGVQAMLDAVVEYLPSPIDIPPVDGELENGQMGERKASDDEPFSGLAFKIMTDPFVGQLIFFRVYSGVINSGDTIYNPIKGRKERVGRILQMHANQREEIKEVRAGDIAAAVGLKEATTGDTLCDPQHVITLEKMIFPEPVISQAVEPKTKADQEKMGIALNRLAQEDPSFRVHTDEESGQTIISGMGELHLEIIVDRMRREFGVEAGVGKPQVAYRETIRSKVDNAEGKFIKQSGGRGQYGHVVLKVEPNEAGKGFEFVDAIKGGVVPREFIPAVEKGLVDTLPNGVLAGFPVVDVKVTLHFGSYHDVDSNENAFKMAASMAFKDGMRKASPVLLEPMMAVEVETPPEFMGNVVGDLSSRRGMVQGMEDVAGVKVIKAEVPLAEMFGYSTTLRSATQGRATYTMEFKHYAEAPRNVAEAIINKK; from the coding sequence TTGGCTCGCAAAACTCCTATTGAGCGTTATCGTAATATTGGTATATCTGCCCACATTGATGCGGGTAAAACAACCACCACTGAACGTATACTGTTTTACACTGGCGTCTCGCATAAAATAGGTGAGGTGCATGACGGTGCTGCTACCATGGATTGGATGGAGCAAGAGCAGGAGCGTGGAATTACTATCACTTCAGCTGCTACCACCTGTTTTTGGCGTGGTATGGAAGGTAAGTTCCCGGAGCACCGAATCAATATTATTGATACTCCTGGGCACGTAGATTTCACTATTGAAGTGGAGCGCTCCATGCGTGTATTAGATGGCGCCTGCATGGTATACGATTCTGTGGGTGGTGTTCAACCTCAGTCGGAGACAGTGTGGCGACAGGCTAACAAATACGGCGTTCCCCGCTTAGCCTTCGTTAATAAAATGGATCGTGTAGGGGCTGACTTTTTTAAAGTATACAACCAGATTCGTGAACGTTTGCGTGGTAACCCTGTACCTGTTCAGGTTCCCATTGGTGCAGAAGATAAATTTGCCGGAGTGGTAGATTTAGTTCGCATGAAAGCAATCTTGTGGGATGAAGCTTCGCAAGGCATGAAATTTGAATTTCTAGAAATTCCTGCTGATTTGCAAGAAGTGGCTCAAGAGTGGCGTGAAAAAATGGTGGAAGCAGCTGCTGAAGCCTCTGAAGAGCTAATGAACAAGTATCTTGAGTCGGGCGAACTCACTGAAGAAGAGATTCGCTTAGGTATTCGCACCCGTGCCATTGCAGGTGAAATCGTACCTATGCTTTGTGGTAGTGCGTTCAAAAATAAGGGCGTACAGGCCATGTTGGATGCGGTAGTAGAATACTTGCCTTCACCCATTGATATTCCTCCTGTGGATGGAGAATTGGAGAATGGTCAAATGGGCGAGCGTAAAGCCTCTGATGATGAGCCCTTCTCAGGTTTGGCCTTCAAAATTATGACGGATCCATTCGTAGGTCAGTTAATTTTCTTCCGTGTATACTCTGGGGTAATTAACTCAGGCGACACTATTTATAACCCTATTAAGGGTAGAAAAGAGCGTGTTGGACGTATTTTGCAGATGCATGCAAACCAACGTGAAGAGATCAAGGAAGTTCGTGCAGGGGATATCGCCGCTGCAGTAGGGCTAAAAGAAGCGACTACCGGAGACACATTATGTGATCCGCAGCACGTTATTACTCTTGAAAAGATGATATTTCCTGAGCCCGTTATCTCGCAAGCAGTTGAGCCTAAAACCAAGGCAGATCAAGAGAAGATGGGTATTGCGCTGAATCGCTTAGCACAAGAAGACCCCTCTTTCCGTGTACACACCGATGAAGAATCAGGTCAAACCATTATCTCTGGTATGGGTGAATTACATTTAGAGATTATTGTTGACCGTATGAGACGAGAGTTTGGTGTTGAAGCGGGGGTAGGTAAACCTCAGGTGGCTTACCGTGAAACGATTCGCAGTAAAGTGGATAATGCAGAAGGTAAATTTATCAAGCAGTCTGGAGGCCGGGGTCAGTATGGTCACGTAGTCTTGAAAGTTGAGCCCAATGAAGCAGGTAAAGGTTTTGAATTTGTGGATGCGATTAAGGGTGGCGTAGTACCGCGCGAATTTATTCCTGCTGTTGAGAAAGGTTTAGTTGACACATTACCTAATGGTGTTTTAGCAGGTTTTCCAGTGGTAGATGTAAAGGTAACTCTGCACTTTGGTTCATACCACGATGTGGATTCTAATGAGAACGCTTTTAAAATGGCGGCTTCAATGGCCTTTAAAGATGGTATGAGGAAAGCGAGCCCCGTATTACTTGAGCCTATGATGGCGGTGGAGGTAGAAACTCCTCCCGAGTTCATGGGTAATGTGGTGGGTGATTTGTCCTCACGTCGCGGTATGGTGCAAGGAATGGAAGATGTGGCTGGAGTTAAAGTCATTAAGGCTGAGGTGCCACTGGCTGAGATGTTTGGTTACTCCACGACTCTTCGTTCTGCAACCCAAGGACGGGCTACTTATACGATGGAATTTAAACATTATGCTGAAGCTCCACGAAACGTGGCTGAGGCGATTATTAACAAGAAGTAA
- the rpsG gene encoding 30S ribosomal protein S7 yields MPRRREVPKREVLPDPKYGNTDISKFVNVIMDSGKKSVAEQIVYRAMAAISTKSGKDPLEVFVTALNNAKPIVEVKSRRVGGANYQVPVEVRASRRTALAMRWLREAARKRSEKSMGLRLAGELIDAAEGRGGAIKKREEVHRMAEANKAFAHYRF; encoded by the coding sequence ATGCCACGTCGTCGCGAAGTGCCAAAACGTGAAGTGCTACCAGATCCAAAGTACGGTAACACTGACATTTCCAAATTTGTAAACGTTATTATGGATTCAGGTAAAAAATCTGTTGCAGAACAGATTGTTTATCGTGCCATGGCCGCCATTTCCACTAAATCAGGAAAGGATCCATTGGAAGTGTTTGTGACTGCCCTAAATAACGCAAAGCCCATTGTTGAGGTTAAGAGTCGGCGTGTTGGAGGGGCTAACTATCAAGTGCCAGTTGAAGTTCGCGCTAGTCGCCGTACGGCCTTGGCTATGCGCTGGTTGCGCGAAGCAGCCAGAAAACGTAGTGAGAAGTCTATGGGTCTGCGTTTGGCTGGTGAATTAATAGATGCCGCTGAAGGACGCGGTGGCGCAATTAAAAAGCGTGAAGAAGTTCACCGTATGGCTGAAGCTAATAAAGCTTTTGCGCATTATCGTTTTTAA